In the genome of Raphanus sativus cultivar WK10039 chromosome 4, ASM80110v3, whole genome shotgun sequence, one region contains:
- the LOC108851086 gene encoding probable WRKY transcription factor 46 yields the protein MTQVAMEEKILINGLEQGIELTKRLMSNFKHTSSAESNKPLISEILRIYQNAIFMLSFNDDDKNIVKRSHDTDEKDYKKRKISDKKTEKVFVFVGTGQEKDSVDDGYSWRKYGAKEISGSINPRGYYRCTHQFTQNCLALKHIQKSDTDPSIFEVTYAGDHTCNNNSASQATTNFHVSMFEEGNRAGDVTEQREDIKPIKTEPVVVSLEDLENQRENVVRRLSFSNSNHENVGEWESNVFLGNVMKNLMESLSPATMSWSEITSEIANAPASVENSETAYSYFSSLDNIIDLGHEDWWWSARDILNW from the exons ATGACCC AGGTGGCGATGGAAGAGAAAATCCTGATCAACGGCTTGGAACAAGGGATAGAGCTAACCAAACGATTGATGAGCAATTTCAAACACACTTCTTCAGCTGAATCCAACAAACCCTTGATTTCTGAAATCCTCCGTATCTACCAGAACGCCATTTTCATGTTGAGTTTCAACGATGACGACAAGAACATCGTTAAGCGAAGTCATGACACAGATGAGAAAGATTATAAAAAGAG gAAAATATCGGACAAGAAGACAGagaaagtttttgtttttgtcggAACAGGACAAGAAAAGGATTCAGTTGATGATGGATACAGCTGGAGAAAGTACGGGGCAAAAGAGATTAGTGGATCCATAAATCCTAG AGGATACTACAGATGCACACATCAATTCACGCAGAACTGTTTAGCACTGAAGCATATCCAGAAATCAGACACAGATCCTTCTATTTTCGAAGTGACGTATGCCGGGGACCACACTTGTAATAACAACAGTGCATCCCAGGCCACCACGAACTTCCATGTTTCGATGTTCGAAGAAGGTAACAGAGCGGGTGATGTTACAGAGCAACGAGAGGACATTAAACCGATAAAAACAGAGCCAGTGGTGGTAAGTCTTGAAGATCTGGAGAACCAGAGGGAGAACGTTGTCAGGAGGCTTTCTTTCTCCAACTCCAACCATGAGAATGTTGGTGAGTGGGAAAGTAATGTTTTCCTGGGAAACGTGATGAAAAATCTGATGGAGAGTCTGTCTCCTGCAACGATGTCGTGGTCTGAAATCACCAGCGAGATCGCAAATGCTCCAGCTTCTGTTGAGAACTCGGAAACTGCATATTCGTATTTCTCGTCGTTGGACAATATCATCGATTTAGGGCATGAGGATTGGTGGTGGTCGGCTCGTGACATTTTGAATTGgtga
- the LOC108853684 gene encoding LOW QUALITY PROTEIN: jasmonoyl--L-amino acid synthetase JAR1 (The sequence of the model RefSeq protein was modified relative to this genomic sequence to represent the inferred CDS: deleted 6 bases in 5 codons; substituted 1 base at 1 genomic stop codon): protein MLEKVETFNMNRVIEDFEEMSRNAAQVQKQTLKDIIHKNQSAIYLRNFGISGNTTDPEAFKALVPLVTDFELEPYIQRMVDGDTSPILTGRPVPAISLSSGTSQGRPKFVPFTDELMENTLQLFRTAFAFRNREFPIDDNGRALQFIFSSKQYTSSGGVPVGTATTNVYRNPNFKAGMRSIQSLCCSPDEVIFSPDVHQALYCHLLSGILFRDQVQYVFASFAHSLVHAFRTFEQVWEEIVTDVERGVLTNRITVPSVRTAMSKLLTPPNPKLAETIRRECLKLSNWYGLIPALFPNAKYVYGIMTGSMEPYVKKLRHYAGELPLVSHDYGSSEGWIAANVTPRLSPEEATFAVVPNLGYFEFLPVSETGEEPVGLTEVKIGQEYEVVITNYAGLYRYKLGDVVKIVGFYNKTPQLKFICRRNLILSINIDKNTERDLSFRXNSAAKRLSEEKIEVIDFSSHVDVTTEPGHYVIFWEVSGETNGDVLQDCCNCLDRGFIDAGYMSSRKCKTIGALELRVVERGTFRKVQEHFLGLGSSAGQFKMPRCVKPSNGKVLQILCENVVSRFFSTAFD, encoded by the exons ATGTTGGAGAAGGTTGAGACTTTTAACATGAACAGAGTAATAGAAGACTTTGAGGAAATGAGCAGAAACGCCGCTCAAGTCCAA AAACAAACCTTAAAAGACATTATCCACAAGAACCAGTCCGCCATCTACTTACGAAACTTCGGGATCAGTGGAAACACGACGGACCCTGAAGCTTTCAAAGCACTGGTTCCATTAGTCACTGACTTTGAGTTAGAA CCTTACATCCAAAGAATGGTTGATGGTGACACGTCACCTATCCTCACTGGCCGTCCCGTTCCAGCCATTTCGTTAAG CTCTGGAACTAGTCAAGGCCGTCCAAAGTTTGTTCCTTTCACTGATGAGTTAATGGAGAACACATTACAACTCTTTCGCACTGCTTTTGCCTTCAGGAACCG AGAGTTCCCAATAGATGATAACGGAAGAGCTTTGCAGTTTATCTTCAGCAGCAAGCAATACACATCATCAGGAGGTGTCCCTGTTGGAACAGCAACCACAAACGTTTACCGCAACCCTAACTTCAAAGCAGGGATGAGATCAATACAATCCCTCTGTTGTAGTCCAGACGAAGTTATCTTCAGCCCTGATGTCCATCAAGCATTGTACTGCCATCTCTTATCAGGAATCCTCTTCAGAGACCAAGTCCAATACGTCTTTGCCTCCTTCGCTCACAGTCTTGTCCACGCCTTTAGAACCTTCGAACAGGTTTGGGAAGAGATCGTTACCGATGTAGAACGAGGTGTTTTAACCAACCGTATCACCGTCCCATCGGTACGTACCGCTATGTCAAAGCTCCTCACACCTCCTAACCCTAAGCTAGCGGAGACGATCAGAagagagtgcttgaaattgagCAACTGGTACGGGTTGATTCCCGCC CTTTTCCCGAACGCGAAGTATGTTTATGGGATCATGACTGGCTCCATGGAGCCGTACGTGAAGAAGCTGAGACATTACGCTGGCGAGCTACCTCTTGTGAGTCATGACTACGGTAGCTCCGAAGGGTGGATCGCTGCTAACGTTACGCCGAGATTGTCTCCAGAGGAAGCTACGTTCGCTGTGGTTCCGAATCTCGGTTACTTCGAGTTTCTCCCTGTGTCTGAAACAGGGGAGGAACCGGTTGGTTTAACTGAAGTTAAAATAGGACAAGAGTACGAGGTTGTTATAACAAACTATGCAGGTTTGTATAGATACAAGCTTGGAGATGTGGTGAAGATCGTTGGTTTCTACAACAAGACTCCTCAACTCAAGTTCATATGCAGGAGGAACCTGATCCTCTCGATCAACATCGACAAGAACACTGAAAGAGACCTT AGCTTTCGGTAGAATTCAGCAGCGAAGAGACTCTCAGAAGAGAAGATCGAAGTTATCGATTTCTCGAGCCACGTTGATGTAACTACAGAGCCGGGACACTACGTTATATTCTGGGAGGTTTCTGGTGAGACAAACGGAGATGTTCTTCAAGATTGCTGC AACTGTTTAGACAGAGGGTTCATTGATGCTGGGTATATGAGTTCTAGAAAGTGTAAGACTATTGGAGCTTTAGAGCTGAGAGTTGTCGAGAGAGGAACTTTCAGGAAGGTTCAAGAACATTTTCTGGGACTTGGTTCATCGGCTGGACAGTTTAAGATGCCAAGATGTGTGAAGCCAAGTAATGGTAAGGTTCTGCAGATTCTGTGTGAGAATGTGGTGAGTAGGTTCTTTAGTACAGCTTTTGACTGA
- the LOC130510602 gene encoding uncharacterized protein LOC130510602 encodes MSLLFSRISKLRLGEPSLLTGSCFRLLSNGFSSSMFPACSIARAEPCGDDLGKLVIRVDKEFCDTYLEKKVPLELMNEMVTVGASHGWVATLKEDGIVRLQDDLNPVASDTNPKRIALPPLVTLPHCQTKVVTNVAMSTSSPEDEDCVVAVKFLGPQLSLCRPAQCKWTNIMIKNPCFFSSRVMFSEKDDMFRMPGSGGHLIGSWDRFGKQHKFQRLQFKNLPELTKAKRELLCSCSVSEHLVESRTTCETFLVKWFRKATPKCLSKMKTRGLMVFKLDEQGKAAYTRDIGYLNIFISKSEAFCDPATEKPSNFAELLDFDEMTTVCLDDYFITSGNFTSRAPYFIPPQNQI; translated from the coding sequence ATGTCTCTACTTTTTAGCCGGATCTCAAAGCTCCGCCTTGGGGAACCATCTTTGCTGACGGGATCATGTTTTCGTCTTCTCTCCAATGGCTTCTCATCTTCCATGTTTCCTGCTTGTTCCATCGCAAGAGCTGAACCTTGTGGAGATGATCTTGGAAAACTCGTCATTAGGGTTGATAAAGAATTTTGCGACACTTATTTGGAAAAGAAGGTGCCTCTAGAGTTGATGAATGAAATGGTGACGGTTGGTGCATCTCATGGTTGGGTAGCTACTTTAAAGGAGGACGGCATAGTGCGTCTCCAAGATGATTTGAACCCGGTTGCATCTGACACCAACCCAAAACGCATAGCTCTGCCTCCTCTTGTGACTCTCCCTCATTGCCAAACCAAAGTTGTGACGAACGTGGCCATGTCCACCTCTTCTCCTGAGGATGAAGACTGTGTTGTGGCTGTCAAGTTCTTGGGACCACAACTCAGCCTTTGCAGACCCGCTCAATGTAAGTGGACCAACATCATGATCAAGAACCCCTGTTTCTTCTCCTCCCGTGTCATGTTTTCTGAAAAAGATGACATGTTTCGCATGCCCGGATCAGGAGGCCACCTCATTGGGTCATGGGATCGTTTCGGCAAACAACACAAGTTTCAGAGGTTGCAGTTTAAAAACCTTCCCGAGCTGACAAAGGCCAAGCGAGAGCTACTGTGTTCTTGTTCCGTGAGCGAACATTTGGTGGAGTCAAGAACCACATGCGAGACTTTCTTGGTCAAGTGGTTTAGGAAGGCGACACCAAAATGTTTGTCGAAAATGAAAACAAGAGGTTTAATGGTTTTCAAGCTAGACGAACAAGGAAAAGCTGCTTACACTCGAGATATAGGTTATCTCAACATTTTCATCTCAAAATCTGAAGCTTTCTGTGACCCTGCTACTGAGAAACCCTCTAACTTCGCTGAGCTCTTGGATTTTGATGAAATGACCACTGTCTGTTTGGATGATTACTTCATTACCAGTGGAAATTTTACATCCAGGGCCCCTTACTTTATTCCACCTCAAAATCAAATATAG